The sequence TTCCCATCGACAGCACATCCATCCGGCAGCTGCCGGGAGCGGAAAGGCGGTAGCGCTCGAAGATATCCCGCAGCGTGGCGAAGCATTCGGCGGTCCGCGCTTGGCCACCCTCCAGCGGCCCGATAGTCATCAGGCCCCGCAGGCTGAGGTGAGCGCAACCGCCGATCACCTCCAGCAGCGCGTCAGCTTCCTGCGGAGCGACACCGGATTTGGAGTCCTCTGCCGACGTATTTACCTGCATCAGCAACTTGACAGTGGTCCCGGCGGCCGCCGCGCGTTTTTCGATCTCGCGGGCCAGACGCGCCGAGTCGACACTGTGAATCAACTCGAAGAGCGGCAGGACATCGCGGACCTTGTTGCGCTGAAGGTGGCCGATAAAGTGGCGGACTACCTCGCGTCCGAGCGACGGCAGTTTTTCCTGCGCTTCCTGGGCCCTGTTCTCGCCGATATCGGCCAGGCCCGAGTCGATCGCCGCCCTGATTTCAGCCACGGAACGCTGCTTGGTCACACCCACCAGCGTCACCGAACCCGGCTCAACGCCTGCTTTAAGAGCGGCCTCGGTGATTTTTTCCCTGACCCTGGCGAGCCTGTCCGCCAGCCGTTGTACCTGCGCCTGCTCCATCGGCTCAAACTAAGCGTTGACCGCCCAAAACACAAGTGCATGCATGCTCTTTAATACAGTACGCCAGGCCTTCGGTAAGGATTGCCGACTATCCGGCCGCGGCCCGCTCGATCAGCCAGTCGATCAGCCCGTCGCCGTAGCGCACGAGGTAGTACAGCCAGGAGATTTCCCGTTCCTGACGGCCGCCGCCGGGCCAGAGATGGACCCCGGCCTTGCGCAGCTGGCCCAGCATGGTTTCGTTACGGCGCTTGGCGGCCTGGGTCAGTTTGCCCTGGAATTTATCGAGGCTGCCGGATATCGCGCCGCTCGTGCTCTTGAGAGGTCCTTTCATCGTGGGGTCGGTTTGTTCGAGGAGGCCGGCTACCTGCTGGATGCCCTGCCGGAGCGTGCCGCGAAGGCCGTCCACCGCGTCGGTCAGTTCGCGCCACCGGCTGTCGCGCTCCAGCAGCTGCTCCGCCAAGCTGTCAACCCCCTGCTCCAGAGCCCCGGTGTCGAGACCGTATTTCTCAAGCACTCTGGCGATCTTGGCTTCCAGCAGGATACCCGAAAGACGGGGCCTGATTACCGGCATGGTCAGGCCCCGCAGGCTGTAAAGCGGCTGAAGCTGCGCATAATAGGCCATCTCGCCCGGCCCGGCCAGGTAGCACAGCGTGCCGAACAGCTCCGCCTCGACCAGGGGCCTCATCCTCACACCGGGACTGAACAGTTCGGGAGTCTCCTCCAGCATCCGGCGCAGTTCCGCCTCACCGATGCTTTCGTCCCGGCCTTTCAGCCTGAATCCGCTTTCGCCGTGCTGGAGTTTCACCCGGCGCCGGTCGCGCAGCACGAACAGCCCGGTGTCATCGTCCCGGGGTTTGACCTGCACATGGTAGCCGGCCCCCTCCAGCGCCCTGCTCGAGAGAGCAAACTCTCCGGCGCTGGCCGCGGAATCGAAAATTTCCTGCTCGAACAATTTTTTTGCGCCGCGGCGGATTTCCGGACTGCAAGCATCGACGACAAACAACCCGTGGCCCGAGAACAGTCCGGCCAGCAGTTCGCCGAACGCATGACCGAAATCGTGGCTGCTGTCGAATGTCGAGTCCAGCAGGGCGAAGATTCCGGAGCGGAAATCGGTATCCGGCAGGGACTCCCCGAGCTGCGCACGGGCCTCCGCCAGGTTATCGCCCAGGGGAAGCTGGCACAGCGGGCGGTAATTATCACCAGCGGCCGGTAAGCTCAGGGTACGGAGCTCGTTGGCGGTATCCGGGAGTTTGACCGAGGACGCCTCGGCCAGGTCATGGTCCTCGCTGGCATTCCAGAATACAGGCAGCACGGGCCGGTCCAGCAGTTTCCGGCAGGCGGCGGCGGCGGCGACCGCGCTGGCGCACTTGTAGAGCACGTACAACGGACCGCCGAAGAGTACCGGCTGCTGCCCCGAGCAGACGATAAAACCGTCGTGCTCCACGAACTCGTCCAGCAACTCCCGCCCGTTCGGCATCAGTTTGAAACAGCGCTGGGCTTCCAGCACGCGGGCCGCACGCTGGCGGTCAAGCCGTTTGTCGACCTCGGCGGCCACTTCACCGATTCGAGAATCGCGGTCCGGCGGACCTCCGTAAAACTCTATCGCCGGTTTTGATCCGGCCAGGTAATCGGCGGTGAGCGCATTCGTGTGCAACTTTAGATATTCAAACTCAATGCCCTGCAAACTCATTATTTACACCCCGAAAGAATTAGTCTGGGCGAGCTTTCCATATACTCCCCCTGCCCGTAGTCCCCGTACACGCGTTCCACTGTCAACCCGGCCTGGTCGAGCATGGACTCCATCTCCGCCCTGGTGTACATCCGGACCCGTTCAGTCCACCGCTGGCTGCCCTCCGGCCCCTGGATCAGCACGTCTTTCACCACCCGGCGGTCCCCGTCCTCCAGCCTGCGCCGCTGGGTGATATTCAAGCCCGCCCGTTCGGCGGTATCCTCGGCCACCAGTGTCGCGATCACCTGAGGCCGGTTGAGATAGTCAATCACCCAATGTCCGCCGGGCACCAGCGCCGATGAGATCTGGCGCAGGACCTCGCTGTTGTCCCTGTCAGCCTCGAAATAGCCGAAACTGGTGAACATGTTGATCGCCAGGTCGAACGAGGACCTGAACGGAGCCTGCCGCATATCAGCGCGGACAAACCATACCTTGCCGCCGGACGGATAATCCGTGGGCGATGACACTTGTCCGCGCTCCAGCAGCGGCAGGCTCAAATCCAGCGCGGCCACTAGGTAGCCTTTCTCAGCCAGCAGGCGCGAGTAGCGGCCCTGGCCGCAGGCCAGATCGAGCACTTT is a genomic window of Candidatus Glassbacteria bacterium containing:
- a CDS encoding YggS family pyridoxal phosphate-dependent enzyme, which codes for MEQAQVQRLADRLARVREKITEAALKAGVEPGSVTLVGVTKQRSVAEIRAAIDSGLADIGENRAQEAQEKLPSLGREVVRHFIGHLQRNKVRDVLPLFELIHSVDSARLAREIEKRAAAAGTTVKLLMQVNTSAEDSKSGVAPQEADALLEVIGGCAHLSLRGLMTIGPLEGGQARTAECFATLRDIFERYRLSAPGSCRMDVLSMGMSADYEIAIAEGSNMVRVGTAIFGPRKY
- the bshC gene encoding bacillithiol biosynthesis cysteine-adding enzyme BshC yields the protein MSLQGIEFEYLKLHTNALTADYLAGSKPAIEFYGGPPDRDSRIGEVAAEVDKRLDRQRAARVLEAQRCFKLMPNGRELLDEFVEHDGFIVCSGQQPVLFGGPLYVLYKCASAVAAAAACRKLLDRPVLPVFWNASEDHDLAEASSVKLPDTANELRTLSLPAAGDNYRPLCQLPLGDNLAEARAQLGESLPDTDFRSGIFALLDSTFDSSHDFGHAFGELLAGLFSGHGLFVVDACSPEIRRGAKKLFEQEIFDSAASAGEFALSSRALEGAGYHVQVKPRDDDTGLFVLRDRRRVKLQHGESGFRLKGRDESIGEAELRRMLEETPELFSPGVRMRPLVEAELFGTLCYLAGPGEMAYYAQLQPLYSLRGLTMPVIRPRLSGILLEAKIARVLEKYGLDTGALEQGVDSLAEQLLERDSRWRELTDAVDGLRGTLRQGIQQVAGLLEQTDPTMKGPLKSTSGAISGSLDKFQGKLTQAAKRRNETMLGQLRKAGVHLWPGGGRQEREISWLYYLVRYGDGLIDWLIERAAAG
- a CDS encoding methyltransferase domain-containing protein, giving the protein MNWYEEAFGSRYLEVYRHRDEQEAAQALELIIKVAGSGESRGGKVLDLACGQGRYSRLLAEKGYLVAALDLSLPLLERGQVSSPTDYPSGGKVWFVRADMRQAPFRSSFDLAINMFTSFGYFEADRDNSEVLRQISSALVPGGHWVIDYLNRPQVIATLVAEDTAERAGLNITQRRRLEDGDRRVVKDVLIQGPEGSQRWTERVRMYTRAEMESMLDQAGLTVERVYGDYGQGEYMESSPRLILSGCK